From Anaerolineae bacterium, one genomic window encodes:
- a CDS encoding roadblock/LC7 domain-containing protein, whose translation MASKTRTEQIIQRLKELQTSTPDIEASAVVSIDGLVIASALPPDVEEDRVSAMSAAMLSLGERIASELGRGTLDQVYIKGDHGYVVLMSVGEEAVLTVLARKEAKLGLLFLDMKRAAEDLAKLI comes from the coding sequence ATGGCATCAAAAACCCGCACTGAGCAAATTATTCAGCGATTGAAAGAGCTTCAGACTTCTACCCCTGATATAGAAGCTTCCGCCGTGGTCAGCATAGATGGTCTCGTGATAGCCTCAGCTCTTCCGCCCGATGTAGAAGAAGACAGAGTCTCCGCTATGTCGGCAGCCATGCTTTCCCTTGGCGAGAGGATTGCCAGTGAGCTTGGGCGTGGGACCCTGGATCAGGTCTACATAAAGGGAGACCACGGCTACGTGGTCCTCATGTCAGTGGGAGAAGAAGCTGTTCTCACAGTCTTAGCCCGCAAGGAAGCCAAGCTTGGACTTCTTTTCCTCGACATGAAAAGGGCTGCCGAAGACCTCGCTAAACTCATCTAA
- a CDS encoding MFS transporter has translation MLPLYLRDLGAGDVQVGFAFTLMTASYAATQFLGGIVSDRFGRKMAIVIPTFLYIPLYVILAFAPSWYEAIVLLVIINVVGAIQWPGFIAFIAESASEESTGSAFGLFEFVAGLGYIAGPALGAWLINYVSYRHLFLGTALISAICGPLRLVLLKEPPKPPEAGRATSWKELLSGSFVPALVASVAISWLNNLTIWGPFIALHAKDWWGWSESEVNRAIAIGSIALSLVSLIAGKITDRYGDARVLIVGALLFPALMVILAYMKPSLLFWLIFLLLFAFSQIAWIAYSSFIAHQAPPEYRGSFLGIIGTVSGLLGSLSPGAGGILRREFGSSAPFWLALLCSIGLAISVLLRKEELDIIYTVGHSNRSLEEFIALLRSEKIKVVADVRRFPYSRLNPQFNRENLEKALKGAGIEYVWLGNELGGYRAGGYEEHTKSEEFQSGLEKLEFLAFHKRTALMCAEKQWFRCHRRFIADELIRRGWEVLHLVEPGTPPTHHKFKSQEKGSKN, from the coding sequence ATCCTGCCCCTCTACCTGAGGGACTTGGGAGCAGGGGATGTCCAGGTTGGCTTTGCTTTTACTTTAATGACTGCAAGTTATGCAGCCACTCAATTTCTGGGAGGGATTGTCTCTGACCGTTTTGGCCGAAAGATGGCCATTGTTATCCCCACTTTCCTCTACATCCCCCTTTATGTAATCTTAGCCTTTGCCCCTTCGTGGTACGAAGCCATAGTTTTGCTGGTAATCATAAACGTAGTAGGTGCCATTCAATGGCCGGGGTTCATAGCTTTTATAGCTGAATCAGCCTCTGAAGAATCCACAGGAAGCGCTTTTGGCCTGTTTGAGTTTGTAGCCGGTCTGGGCTACATAGCCGGGCCTGCCCTGGGAGCATGGCTTATAAATTATGTAAGCTACAGACACCTTTTCCTCGGAACAGCTCTCATTTCCGCAATATGTGGTCCACTTCGGCTCGTTTTGCTGAAAGAACCGCCGAAACCTCCAGAAGCCGGAAGGGCTACTTCCTGGAAAGAGCTTCTTTCGGGTTCCTTTGTACCAGCGCTCGTGGCATCGGTGGCCATAAGCTGGCTTAACAACCTCACCATATGGGGCCCCTTCATCGCTTTACACGCCAAAGATTGGTGGGGATGGAGCGAATCGGAAGTAAACAGAGCTATAGCCATAGGAAGCATCGCCTTATCCCTGGTAAGCCTCATAGCTGGAAAGATAACCGACCGCTACGGAGATGCGCGGGTTCTTATAGTAGGGGCTTTGCTTTTTCCTGCTTTGATGGTGATCCTGGCCTATATGAAACCCTCCCTTCTCTTCTGGCTGATCTTTTTGCTACTTTTTGCATTTTCTCAGATAGCTTGGATAGCTTACAGTTCCTTCATCGCCCACCAAGCCCCACCTGAATACAGGGGCAGTTTCTTAGGAATCATAGGGACGGTTTCCGGCCTTTTGGGTTCCTTATCCCCGGGAGCAGGAGGCATTTTGAGAAGAGAATTTGGTTCCTCTGCTCCTTTCTGGTTAGCTCTGCTTTGTAGCATAGGACTGGCTATCTCTGTGCTTTTGAGAAAAGAGGAGCTGGACATTATTTACACCGTGGGGCACTCCAACCGTTCTCTGGAAGAGTTTATTGCCCTGCTCCGGAGCGAGAAGATCAAAGTAGTAGCCGATGTGCGGCGGTTCCCTTATTCCAGACTTAACCCCCAGTTCAATCGGGAAAATCTGGAAAAGGCCCTCAAAGGGGCTGGAATAGAATACGTATGGTTAGGGAACGAACTTGGAGGATATCGTGCCGGGGGATATGAAGAGCACACGAAAAGCGAGGAATTCCAGAGCGGTCTGGAGAAATTAGAATTCCTGGCCTTTCACAAACGGACGGCTTTAATGTGTGCTGAAAAACAGTGGTTCCGCTGTCATCGCCGCTTTATAGCCGACGAATTGATACGGAGGGGGTGGGAAGTGCTGCACCTGGTAGAGCCAGGCACTCCCCCAACCCACCACAAATTTAAAAGTCAGGAAAAGGGTTCGAAAAACTGA
- a CDS encoding MFS transporter, producing the protein MKRLRWWDFITINIYWLGLNIAAGSITPIILPFLVAKFVPPEVKGTYLSYVRVAGLAVAMMIQPMAGLLSDRNTSRWGKRRPFIFAGTMLDLIFLTIIGLAGDYWTLFVGILLLQFSSNIAHGALQGLIPDLVPEDQRGRASGVKAIMELLPILMVIVVGPMVEKGYLWGAIGFIMLSFLITMAITVAFVREEPLKERPREPLAEPIFRLVALTAIFVGITQLSLSFVKWVGGRTGAAGAGIFIVGLAGLLAMAGSIIIGVYFAARVGLGREALLHSGFIWWVINRLLFLAAIGSVQSFAQYFLADVLKVERPATLTAILMAVVAVFLLPSAFVSGWLSDRIGRFRLVLASCFTGALGILLLLLSPNVPMVIVSGCIIGIGAGMFMATNWALGTDIVPPDKAGLFLGISNLAGAGAGIVGAGIGGPMADFFNLAQPGLGWLVIYALYGALLIIAAFTLFRVRPPAAPKPA; encoded by the coding sequence ATGAAAAGGCTAAGATGGTGGGATTTCATCACCATTAACATTTACTGGCTCGGCCTGAACATCGCCGCCGGAAGCATAACCCCGATAATCTTACCTTTCCTGGTGGCTAAATTTGTTCCCCCCGAGGTCAAAGGCACTTATTTGTCCTACGTAAGAGTAGCAGGCTTGGCCGTGGCGATGATGATCCAGCCCATGGCCGGACTCCTGAGCGACCGTAACACTTCCCGCTGGGGAAAAAGGAGGCCTTTCATCTTCGCCGGGACAATGCTGGACCTTATCTTCCTGACCATCATAGGATTAGCGGGCGATTACTGGACCCTTTTCGTCGGCATCCTGCTTCTACAGTTCTCCTCCAACATCGCTCACGGCGCCCTTCAGGGCCTCATCCCTGACCTAGTGCCCGAGGACCAGAGAGGGAGAGCCTCAGGAGTTAAAGCTATCATGGAGCTTTTGCCCATCCTCATGGTCATAGTTGTCGGCCCTATGGTGGAGAAGGGCTATCTCTGGGGCGCTATCGGCTTCATAATGTTATCTTTTCTGATCACCATGGCTATAACTGTGGCCTTCGTCCGCGAGGAACCCCTCAAAGAAAGGCCCAGAGAACCCCTGGCAGAACCAATCTTCAGGCTCGTGGCCCTGACCGCCATCTTCGTGGGCATAACGCAACTTTCCTTGAGCTTTGTTAAATGGGTCGGTGGGCGAACAGGAGCCGCCGGTGCTGGAATTTTCATCGTGGGATTGGCAGGCCTTCTGGCGATGGCCGGTTCCATCATCATTGGCGTCTACTTTGCCGCCAGGGTTGGCCTGGGACGAGAAGCTCTCCTCCACTCCGGCTTCATCTGGTGGGTGATAAACCGCCTGCTCTTCCTGGCAGCTATAGGCTCCGTCCAGAGCTTCGCTCAGTATTTCTTGGCCGATGTCCTGAAGGTAGAGAGACCTGCCACTTTAACAGCTATCCTTATGGCAGTGGTGGCTGTTTTCCTCCTGCCTTCTGCTTTCGTGAGCGGGTGGCTCTCAGACCGAATCGGGAGGTTCAGGCTTGTGTTAGCCTCCTGCTTTACGGGCGCCCTGGGTATTCTCCTTCTACTCCTATCGCCTAATGTCCCAATGGTAATAGTAAGCGGGTGCATAATAGGGATAGGCGCTGGAATGTTCATGGCTACCAACTGGGCCCTCGGCACCGATATCGTCCCCCCTGACAAAGCTGGTCTATTTCTGGGAATTTCCAACCTGGCAGGAGCAGGTGCCGGTATAGTAGGGGCAGGCATCGGTGGCCCCATGGCCGATTTCTTCAACCTGGCTCAGCCCGGGCTCGGATGGCTCGTAATATATGCCCTCTATGGAGCACTTCTCATTATAGCTGCCTTCACCCTCTTCCGGGTCAGGCCTCCAGCTGCCCCGAAGCCCGCCTGA